The genomic DNA CACCGCGAACGCGACGGTGGTGTGGCCGGACGCGAACGAGGCGTTGGAGGAGCCGGGCTCGAACACGGTCTGCCCGTTGGAATTGACCGGCCGTTCGCGGCCGGAGATCCTCTTGACGACGTTGTCGAGCAGCCCGGCGAGCACCGCCGCCTCGAGCGCGTCGCGCCCCATGTCGCGCGTGGCGGGGTCGCGGAAGGCGAGGCCGGCCGCCACGAGCGCCGCGGAAACGGCGAATCCTCCTTCGGCGCCGAACGGCATCGTCGCGCTCGAGACGGAGTCGGTCGTCGGAGACCGGCTCGCCGCCGCCTGGTGGTCGATCGACCGGTCGGCGAGGAAGAGGCCGCCGAGGATCACCCCGAAGGCGGCCGCCTTCTCGCGGTCCTGCCGGTTCCACGACAGGGGAGCGGTCACGAGACCGATCGTGTCGCGGCCGTATCGGCGGGCCTCGTTGCCGATGGCCGGGAGCACTCCGCCCGGCGGGGGCGCGCTGACGACGAGATCCGGCACGGAAAGATCGGGTGTCGGCGCGGCCGCGGGATCGGGCGTTTGCGCCGCGGAAGATTCCGGCGCCGGCGAGGGAGAAGATGCCGGCGTCTCCGCCGCGAGGGGAA from Thermoanaerobaculia bacterium includes the following:
- a CDS encoding phosphatase PAP2 family protein, with product MRSALAAAFLLAALPLAAETPASSPSPAPESSAAQTPDPAAAPTPDLSVPDLVVSAPPPGGVLPAIGNEARRYGRDTIGLVTAPLSWNRQDREKAAAFGVILGGLFLADRSIDHQAAASRSPTTDSVSSATMPFGAEGGFAVSAALVAAGLAFRDPATRDMGRDALEAAVLAGLLDNVVKRISGRERPVNSNGQTVFEPGSSNASFASGHTTVAFAVASVIAARSPGWIVPGLAYAAATLVGMDRINNRAHFASDVFAGAILGTLTGRWLVHRHRAAEANEDREATLELVPIARGLGAKILF